One Borreliella chilensis DNA window includes the following coding sequences:
- a CDS encoding chromate transporter, whose protein sequence is MILINLFITFLKIGLLNFGGGNGIAAIINNEIINNKQWITKEEFVNMITISRITPGPIATNIATYVGMKTSGIAGAIIATIALITAPIIIMIIIMLMLHKVGFLNYYLENLKPIIVALWIITIIILLENTYLKIENNKIELLRTLAIVGINFFILFIYNKISPALVIIISGIFYTLI, encoded by the coding sequence TTGATTTTAATAAATTTATTTATCACATTTTTAAAAATCGGATTGTTAAATTTCGGAGGTGGCAATGGAATTGCAGCGATAATAAACAATGAAATAATTAATAATAAACAGTGGATAACAAAAGAAGAATTTGTCAATATGATTACAATATCAAGAATAACACCTGGACCTATTGCCACAAACATAGCAACATATGTTGGAATGAAAACTTCAGGAATTGCAGGAGCAATAATTGCTACAATAGCATTAATAACCGCACCAATAATAATAATGATTATAATCATGTTAATGCTCCACAAAGTTGGTTTTTTAAATTATTATCTAGAGAATCTAAAACCTATTATTGTTGCACTATGGATAATTACAATAATCATTCTGCTTGAAAATACATATTTAAAGATAGAAAACAACAAAATAGAGCTTTTAAGAACCTTGGCTATTGTGGGAATTAATTTTTTTATTTTATTTATTTATAATAAAATAAGCCCAGCGCTAGTAATTATAATTAGTGGAATTTTTTATACATTAATATAA